GACAGCGAGTACAAAGCCGTTGCCGATAAACCCCAGTAGCGGGCTTTTCCTCTTGCTCACATCCGATGACGTGTACGTCCAGGATTTTTGCGGCCAAGTATGTGggttccattatttcacattccCATCCATCGTGGGTTACACGCTCCCATACGCATGGGTGGGGAACTCGGCGAAGCTTTGCCCGGGGGTATGCGCTTATCCCTTCGCTGTGCCGAAATACATGACGGGGTTCAAGCCGTTAAAGTCACCCAACGGTGACGTAGGAGTGGACGGGATGATAAGCGTGATCGGACACGAAATTGCTGAACTGGCAACTAACCCGTTGGTGAACGCTTGGTATGCCGGCCAAGACCCAGTGGCACCGGTGGAAATAGCGGATTTATGTGAGGGTATTTATGGAACTGGAGGTGGTGGATCTTACACGGGACAACTATTTAACGATAAAGATGGTGCCACGTTTAACATGAACGGGATCAGACGGAGGTACTTGGTTCAGTGGGTTTGGAATCATATCCTCAATTACTGTACTGGGCCTAATGCACTTGAtcagtaatttttattttgaaattaaaatattttagggTTTCTTTATTTTGGCATTTTGAGGTTTATTAAATATGGacttttgtaatatttataatttatatattattccttATATGAGGATTTGAAAGATTTGGATGGTGGTGATAACAGGGGTTGAAATTAAAcgaattttcaatattttaattgttaattgaattaaatttaaaaaaaaagttaattgattcaaaatatttcgcttaatttagtttaaaatatgtttttttgttaaaacaaatataaaatataatgtttatttaatcaaattattagaattaaaataacatataatttatattattaatttttttttttgaaaatcaacTAGACTTTCATAAAtggataaataattaaaatacacaATGAGTTTTAGTCTAATTGGGCTTACAATCGAAAGGAagaaaccaaattaaaaaaaacagtaaaaaaataaGTCCAGGCCCGATTATTCTTAAcccaaataattcaaaatttaaaaaattaaaatagaataactTAAGAAAAACCGATCGTCAGTCCAGTCAATCAAAACAGCTAGATATCACTAGCCTCTATCTTTTCAAATCCATCATCCAGCCTTAATGATAGCAGTTTCCAACGTGATCTTTTAATATCTGCTATCAATATCTTTTAACATCTTCTTGAATCTTTTTCATTTGTCTCCTTTAATCTccagctttcccttttctgagtAGTGACCCTTAGATGCAGTCCCAACGGTTACCCTTCTTCTTCCCTTAGCATATCTTTTTCAAGCATCGGGCAGTCTTGAAACTCCTTCCTCTTGTTCTTCTTGCCTCCGTCGCTCTCTCGCCTGATGGAAACTCTGTGGATGCAGCCCCAGCAGGTAATGTCCTTCCCCTCTTCTTATCGCTTCTTTAACAATAAAATGGGCGTTCTCATTTTCTGTTTTAGGAGTAAAATAAAAACCGATATTCTGAAAGAAAACTTTTTTGCTGTTTATATATCTGATTATCGCTCTTGTAATCGATTTGTCTTGATTTATGAACTGACATTTCTTGATTACTGTTCTTGAGTCTCTTTTTATATCCAAACTATGTAATCTCATTTCAATCCCTAACTGAATCGCCTTTAACCCTGTATGTGCCTCCGCTACAAACGATGACGAAATGTTGGAGTGAATAACTGATTTAGAGGCCATGATATCCCCCTCCATACCGCATACAACCAAGCCCGAAGCAGATCTCGAAGTTCTATTATCGAAAGCCGCATCAAAATAAACTGTTGTTCTCATGCTCCTTTCAGTTTGCTTATGTCCTCTGTCAATGCTGGTGAGAAGTATTTTTTCCTCCGCTCCATTCAACTCTACTATAAAACTGATGACTTGTTTAGAAATATCCCTGCCTGTTGTATTCTTTCTCTCATAAATGAATTTATTTCTATGGTTCCAAATTGACCATAACACCACAGCAAAAAAGACGACACTGGGCTTTGTTCCCCTGCCTGAAAACCCAGATAAGCCACTCCCACAAGCTTTGAATACTGTTATTTGATACCCATGCAAGATCTAAACTTGACCATACTTCAGTTGTTGTGGCACAATACCTGAAAACATGGTTGCAATCTTCATCAGAAATGACATCGAGGACATAGAGTTTCCACTGCGACCTTCTTACTCTTTAGATTAGATAGAGTAGGAATATAATTCCAAGAAATTTGTCaaattgtaattttgatttttgaagGGATTTgtaaattccataattttttgtaGAAGTTTCTATTCTCGGTctgtataaaattattactagGACCCGAAGTAGTctcttgtaatagtttataggcacttCTGACTGAATACTCGATTCTCCTTGCCATACTTAGAAGTATTTATATGTTGTCGCTGCCAAAGGAATCGcagaatttttttttgcaatatcCTCATTAAAGGTACTAAGAATTAAATCTGCATTCCACTCTCGATTATTAGCATCAATCAAATCTGATACTAACTTAATGTTCTCATTGGCAGTATCATTTTGCATTCTATCAGTTTCAGCTCTTGATATCCATAAGTCATCCCAAACAGAGATGGGAGCACCTGTTCCTACTCTCTAGCAAAACCCTTTCTCCAAAATCCCTTTAGCTGCCCAGACACTCTTTCAGGTAAACTAAGGTAAATTCCCCAAATGAGCATTGATGCCAACTTTGTTTTGCTAATAACgctaaattgaattttttgagACTACAAAAGCCTAAACCACCATCTTGTTTCAAAGAGCATAAATCTTTCCACGTACACCAGTGAATGCCTTTTTTGTCTCGACTTTTCTGCCACCAATATTTTGCCATAATGTCTTTTAATTCAGCACGTAAAGACTTAGGAATTAGGGAACATGCCATTGTATAAATAGGAATAGCTTGAAGAATAGCCTTTATAAACACTTCTTTCCCCCCTTGAGATAGGTACCTTCCACTCCAGCTGTTAATTTGCTGCTTCATTCTGTCATTTAAAGTCTGAAAAGACAGTTTCTTCTTTCTACCCACCATATTGGCAACCCAAGGTACCTTTCCGGGTTATTTGAACTACGTACTCCAAGAACCCTGGAAATGACTGCTTTATCCCTTTCCTGTGTATTGGTGCTAAAAAATAATGTAGATTTGTCATAGTTGACACACTGTCCGAAACAATTCCCATATTCAATCAGAATCTGTTTAAGTGAGCTAGCTCCTCTCTCTGTGGCTTTCCCAAATAAAATACTATTGTCTGCAAATAACAAGTCTGCAAATAACAAGTGAGAAACCTGTGGGCCATTTTTGCTTGTTTTAACCCCTCTGATTATGTTCCCTTGCGTAGCAAGTCTCATAAGATTGGAAAGACCTTCCCCACAAATTAAAAATAGGAACGGTCTCAAAGGGTCCCCCTGTCTTAGTCTCCTTGAGGGTTGAAAAATCTCTCCAGCATGACCATTGAAAACCACTGAGTATGAGACTGTGGAAACACATTTCATTAGAGACTCAATCCATCTTGAATCAAAACCCATGCGCTTCATAATTGTTGCGATAAACTGCCATTCATCTCTATCATAAGCTTTACTCATATCCAATTTAACTGCCATGAATACCTTCTTCCCCGTCTTCTTTTGTTTTAAAGTATGTAGAATTCATAAGCTAGGAACACATTATCAGAAATTAACCTTCCTGGTACGAAAGCGCTTTGTGCTGGGTTAATACATTTTTCAATAACCACTCGAAGACGGTTCGCAATGACCTTAGCTATCAACTTATAAATAACATTGCATAGGCATATGGGGCAAAAATGAGTAATATTTGAACGGTTTTGAATTTTTGGGATCAGAACTATGTTAGTcgtattaattaaactaatatcCATACCTCCATTTAGATGTTGTAGGCAAAATGATGACACTTGCTCCCCTATAATTGACTAACACTTCTAATAAAATAAAGCTGGGAATCCATCTTCTCCTGGAGCTTTTGTTGGCCCCAATTCTGACAAGGCCACTTGAATTTCCTCCTTTGTGTATCTTGCTGTCAATCGAGCATTATCCTCTTTAAAAATACAACGATCTATTCCTGTTAATAGATGTTTAAAATTTCCCCTCTTCCCAGTTGAAAATAGATTCTGAAAATAAGATCTAGCTATTCCTTCCATTTAATTAATCTCTTCTGTTTCTCTACCATATTCAAATTGCAGTTTTTGAATAAGGTTCTTTCTTCGTCGTCGAGTCGCTTGTTTATGAAAAAAAAGTAGTATTTTTATCTCCAAATTGCAGCCAATTAACTCGAGCCCTCTACTCCCAATATCATTCATCCTTGTCAATCTCAAAATTAAGTTGAATCTTCGTATCAATAAGTTCTGCCAGATTTTCATCATCCCTATCAGATTTCATCAACTCGACCAATCTAGAAGTTAGCCTTTCCTTATTTTTCTCCTATGCCTAATTTGATTCGCCCATCTTTCCAAGCCTCGTCTTACTTTTTCCAATTTTAGTAACAATTCTCCATTCGAATTATCCCATATGTATCTTACCTCATCAATAAAAGATTCCTCCATCATCCACCAGGCTTTGAATTTGAAACTCCTTTTAGGCCTCTCATTATCTTTAGTTTCTGTCGTGATAAGAAGTGGACAATGATCCGAAAAAGAATGTGGTAGATATTGAATCATTGCCTCTGGAAATGTAGACAGCCAATCCTCATTAGCAACTCCTTTATCTAGCCTTTCTTAAATATTTGTTTCCGGTAAGTTACCCCTTTCCTACGTAAACCAATTCCCTATATAGCCCACATTCAGTAGGTGACAATCTGTTAGCACTAAACGAAATGCATCCATGTGCCTCTCCTCTCTAGGTAAACCCCCTTTCTTTTCATGACCATACATTATTTCATTAAAGTCCCCACAAACTAACCAAGGAAGCTCCTCAGCATTACTCAAATTCCTCAACAAATCCCAAGATTCGTTTCTATCTTGAGCATAAGGAGAGCCATAAAACCTAGTAAATCTCCACCTATGCCCTTTATCAGTATCTTCAATGACTACATCAATGTGCCTTTTTGAGAAAATTTGGAGAATAATTGTAACATCATCATGCCATGCCAGACATATAGTCCTCTCGAACCATCAGAATCAACGTCAATACCATTTCAAAAACCACAACTTCTACATATTCTTTCCATCTGCCTTTTAAATATCTTTGTCTCCATGAAGAAGACAATTTGGGGATTATACAACTTCAGCGAATACCGAAGTCGTCGTACCGTCCGTGGATTCCCCAAGCCACGGACATTCCAACTTAGGATTTTCATTGCCCCCGGTCGGCTTGCCTTTTGGCAGCTGCTAATCCTAAAAAGTTGTTCACCATTTTGCTGTCCTTCATCATTAGATTATCAGTACGAACGATATAATCATTAGTTTTTCCTCTTTGCCTCTTTTTCCCCTCTTTGAATCCCTTCTTCAGCATCGTGGTCCATTGAGAATTGCTGTTCTTCTATTGGTTTCTTTCCATCCCTTTTAGAGGATGTGATTCCTTCCAAGGAAAATCCCAAAACGGGATCAATCTATGCCTTTTTTACAGAATTATTTAGCGCACTCCATATTCTCCCTTCAATGTGCTATTACCATCGAAATATCTATCCTTTATTCCCCCTTCTTCTTCGCGTAACCAGATGTTACTTTGTACTCGTGCTTTCCTAGATTGCGCTCTTAAAGAAAGATCCCATCCCATTTCAGTAATCTCCACTCCTAACGCCATTTTTGCCTCACAAAAAGAATCGCTATGTCCCAAACGACCACAATAGAAACAAAAAAGTGTTAATCTTTCATATTTGAATCTGACATGTGATTTATTCCCATAGAACATAATCTGCTTCTTCCTTTTTAAAGGAGACCTTACATCCAATTGGATTCTAACATGTGAAAAATTTTGATATCCCTTTCCCATGTTGGCACCATCATACTCCAACAACAAGCCTATGAACTCACCATGTTGCTTTGCCAAAGCCTCAGAATAGTATCCTGCAGGAATATCATGGATCTGAACCCAAAacggtaaaaaaaatttaagggactAATAATGGATCTTTCCCCCGCTGTAAtgaatgtaataataataaatggttATTAAATGTCCAAGGAGAACCCTTAACAACCCTGTCCACATCCATACTATGAAAGAATTGAAACATAAATCTTTTTCCCTAGATCCACAATTCTAACACCTCTGATCGGATGTCACAGATTTGCCATAGTACTTTTCATAGCAGCAAAATCAATAACACTAGCTGTTAAAAAATAGCCCACTAAATGGTAATCACTTTCTTCTCTCGCTGGACTTGGAAAAGTTGGAATTTGTATAATCTCATCCTCCTATTCATTTATGGACAATCCAGCAAATTCGGTCTCCATAAACACTGATTCAAATTCACACGATGAGAAAGAATAATTGAAAAAACTTTAGTTTTCAATGAGCAAGCCGCtgccaaaaaaaacaaaaaacctaaACTTTGTCAGA
This window of the Gossypium hirsutum isolate 1008001.06 chromosome A09, Gossypium_hirsutum_v2.1, whole genome shotgun sequence genome carries:
- the LOC107935725 gene encoding protein EXORDIUM-like 3 — encoded protein: MHQFPVLPSLIAVSVLLMVTPVIGYRPWPHLKPNSSDLTLGSSKKFEGSSEFVQMRYHMGPVLTANITVHIVWYGRWKKSQKKIIREFINSISAVDAKHPSVAGWWKTVQLYTDQTGANISHTVHLGEEKNDRFYSHGKKLTRLSIQSVIKSAVTASTKPLPINPSSGLFLLLTSDDVYVQDFCGQVCGFHYFTFPSIVGYTLPYAWVGNSAKLCPGVCAYPFAVPKYMTGFKPLKSPNGDVGVDGMISVIGHEIAELATNPLVNAWYAGQDPVAPVEIADLCEGIYGTGGGGSYTGQLFNDKDGATFNMNGIRRRYLVQWVWNHILNYCTGPNALDQ